A window of the Vigna angularis cultivar LongXiaoDou No.4 chromosome 3, ASM1680809v1, whole genome shotgun sequence genome harbors these coding sequences:
- the LOC108325882 gene encoding pentatricopeptide repeat-containing protein At4g38150 — MASLCGRATVTAIRRTLIFTTNSNINPNTFSSTSLPHAFSSLLLPPQSPPISVSNTPTVHRHFCSTKTPIDTKLNFSLSDSDSEYDDQNNNTHKETGKTNRVVPPPYDPFSKKPAIEDPKDPKDLQQIFHDMRSGDGLFNHAVKMFDALSKEGLTHEALELFGQIKDKGQMPDVVAHTAILEAYANAAQPKEAHKVYMRMLASGVSPNAYTYAVLITALAADSKFVRDANKYLLEMMDKGMKPNAKTYTSVFEGLLKEERIDEATRLLEQMKAKGFVPDEKAVREVASNRRGPVFRNLINVLFGK, encoded by the coding sequence ATGGCTTCTTTGTGTGGCCGAGCAACAGTAACAGCAATACGTCGCACTTTAATTTTCACCACCAACTCTAACATTAACCCTAACACCTTCTCAAGCACCTCCCTCCCACACGCTTTTTCCTCACTACTCTTACCCCCTCAATCCCCACCCATTTCCGTTTCAAACACCCCCACCGTTCATCGTCATTTCTGTTCCACCAAAACCCCCATCGACACCAAGCTCAACTTCTCCCTCTCCGACTCAGACTCCGAATACGACGACCAAAACAACAATACCCACAAAGAAACCGGAAAAACCAATAGGGTAGTCCCACCCCCTTACGACCCCTTCAGCAAGAAGCCCGCAATAGAAGACCCCAAGGACCCAAAGGACTTGCAACAGATTTTCCATGACATGAGGAGCGGCGATGGGTTGTTCAACCACGCAGTGAAGATGTTCGACGCATTGTCCAAAGAGGGTCTGACCCACGAGGCGCTGGAGCTCTTCGGCCAGATCAAGGACAAGGGTCAGATGCCCGACGTGGTGGCCCACACCGCCATCCTCGAGGCCTACGCTAACGCTGCACAGCCAAAAGAGGCTCACAAGGTTTACATGCGTATGCTCGCTTCTGGGGTGTCGCCCAACGCTTACACATATGCGGTTCTCATTACGGCTCTTGCTGCTGATTCCAAGTTTGTGAGGGACGCTAATAAGTACCTTTTGGAAATGATGGATAAAGGGATGAAACCCAATGCAAAAACTTATACCTCTGTGTTTGAGGGGCTGCTGAAGGAAGAGAGGATAGATGAAGCTACACGCTTGCTGGAGCAAATGAAAGCTAAGGGGTTTGTCCCCGACGAGAAGGCTGTGAGAGAGGTTGCAAGCAATAGAAGAGGCCCAGTTTTTAGAAATCTCATAAACGTTCTTTTTGGCAAATAG
- the LOC108325881 gene encoding uncharacterized protein LOC108325881, with product MVPILLYIVAFLCTCGAIALSLLHIYKHLLNYTEPTYQRFIVRIVFMVPVYALMSFLSLVLPVGSIYFNSIREIYEAWVIYNFLSLCLEWVGGPGAVVLSLTGRILKPSWFLMTCCLPPIALDGRFIRKCKQGCLQFVILKPILVVVTLVLYAKGKYKDGNFSPNQSYLYLTIIYTFSYTMALYALALFYVACKDLLQPFHPVPKFIIIKSVVFLTYWQGVLVFLAAKSEYVKDADEAALLQDFLICVEMLVAAVGHFYAFPYKVYAGANIGGSRGLTASLAHALKLNDFYHDTVHQFAPTYHDYVLYNHGESGEEGTRKYRSRTFVPIGPEMDTVRRNKHLFGNKSADDIQLSSFSSNSSAASNSGINAEVSHSSGMKSSLLEDASNSLSVPYDMTLIDLDTPSYSEKVPAADKADTRW from the exons ATGGTTCCAATTTTGTTGTACATCGTTGCTTTCCTTTGTACGTGCGGAGCTATTGCGTTGTCCTTGCTTCACATTTATAAGCATCTTCTCAATTACACGGAGCCTACTTATCAGCGGTTCATTGTTCGTATCGTTTTTATGGTCCCG GTTTATGCATTGATGTCATTTTTGTCGCTTGTTCTACCGGTTGGTTCAATCTATTTTAATTCAATCCGGGAAAT CTATGAAGCTTGGGTTATTTATAATTTCCTATCTCTATGTCTTGAATGGGTTGGTGGTCCTGGAGCAGTAGTCCTAAGCTTAACTGGACGGATTCTGAAGCCATCATGGTTTCTGATGACTTGTTGCTTGCCTCCAATAGCACTTGATGG GCGTTTTATACGTAAATGCAAGCAAGGGTGTTTGCAATTTGTGATTTTGAAGCCAATTTTAGTTGTTGTTACTCTAGTACTTTATGCAAAGGGGAAATATAAGGATGGAAACTTCAGTCCAAACCAATCATACTTGTACCTTACAATCATCTATACATTCTCCTACACAATGGCTCTGTATGCTCTTGCTTTGTTTTATGTGGCATGCAAGGATCTGCTTCAACCATTCCACCCAGTCCCaaagtttattataataaaatctgTTGTATTCCTGACTTATTGGCAG GGTGTCTTAGTTTTCCTTGCTGCAAAGTCAGAATACGTTAAGGATGCAGATGAAGCTGCTCTACTTCAAGATTTTTTGATTTGTGTTGAGATGCTTGTTGCAGCTGTTGGGCATTTTTATGCATTTCCATACAAAGTGTATGCTGGGGCTAACATAGGTGGATCCCGTGGGTTAACAGCTAGCCTTGCTCATGCTTTGAAATTAAATGACTTCTACCATGATACCGTCCACCAG TTTGCACCGACATACCATGATTATGTTCTCTACAACCACGGTGAAAGCGGTGAAGAGGGAACTAGGAAGTATAGGTCACGAACTTTTGTTCCAATTGGCCCAGAAATGGACACTGTGAGAAGAAATAAGCATTTGTTTGGAAACAAATCAGCAGATGACATACAGCTCTCAAGCTTTTCTTCTAATAGTAGCGCTGCCTCAAATTCTGGTATCAATGCCGAAGTATCCCATTCTAGTGGAATGAAATCTTCCTTACTCGAGGATGCGTCAAATTCTTTATCTGTGCCCTACGATATGACACTTATTGACTTGGATACACCCAGTTATTCTGAAAAAGTTCCAGCAGCTGATAAAGCTGATACTCGGTGGTAA
- the LOC108325732 gene encoding uncharacterized protein LOC108325732, translated as MSTLSTESGGSRKRMKQEVEEKVGDEAESKTAEEEEEFEANIAGSEEMELSISLILEKIENYTQRVSELLESGKTMIRALSDEFEEKVVMIHKHQVEKWQEEIRELRALDASNEEANALLHNARYLLQPIRDN; from the exons ATGTCAACTCTAAGCACGGAGAGCGGAGGATCGAGGAAACGAATGAAACAGgag GTGGAGGAAAAGGTGGGAGATGAAGCGGAATCAAAGActgcagaagaagaagaagaatttgaGGCGAACATTGCTGGGTCCGAAGAAATGGAACTCAGTATCTCTCTTATTCTTGAGAAGATTGAGAATTATACTCAAAGG GTATCTGAGCTCCTAGAATCAGGGAAGACAATGATAAGGGCGCTAAGCGATGAATTTGAAGAGAAAGTTGTTAT GATACACAAGCATCAAGTCGAAAAATGGCAGGAAGAAATCAGAGAACTGCGTGCACTGGATGCTTCAAATGAGGAAGCCAATGCTCTTCTGCATAATGCTCGATATCTTCTTCAGCCCATTCGTGATAATTA G
- the LOC108326682 gene encoding uncharacterized protein LOC108326682 translates to MATVVPTSEEDAALTVVRFASELAWADAGPEVAEPQVSRLCMEAEEFIGMGKWLELASLMITSAELIFSKVSEKDIESIFTIICNLVTKTANPDEAMEIVKVVTAKILQQPNEKPVVRLKILINLYNLLETPYCQFYVYMKTLNLAVDGKVTEFIIPSFKKIDNFLKDWKIGIPEQRELFLAISNILKENKSMSKDALKFLTSYLATFLGEDAHVLSEAKEEGAHAIVEFVRAPDIFQCDLLDLPAVAQLEKDAKYGLLYELLKIFVTQRLDAYLEYHATNSTLLKTYGLVHEECIAKMRLMSLVDLSSDASGTIPYELIRDTLQINDDEVELWVVRAITAKLIDCKLDQMNQVVVVSHPTDRVFGQHQWQALRTKLVTWRGNVANVISTIQANKITEDGPQAAQGLVAR, encoded by the exons ATGGCGACCGTGGTGCCAACCTCCGAAGAAGACGCTGCCCTCACCGTCGTTCGATTCGCCTCTGAACTTGCCTGGGCTGATGCCGGTCCTGAG GTTGCTGAGCCACAAGTTAGTAGACTCTGCATGGAGGCTGAAGAGTTCATTGGTATGGGAAAGTGGTTGGAGTTAGCATCATTGATGATTACCTCTGCTGAATTGATTTTCTCTAAGGTTTCTGAAAAAG ATATAGAGTCCATCTTCACTATCATTTGCAATCTTGTTACAAAGACTGCGAATCCAGATGAAGCAATGGAGATTGTAAAAGTTGTAACTGCAAAAATACTTCAGCAGCCAAACGAAAAGCCTGTTGTGCGATTGAAAAT TTTGATCAATCTGTACAATCTTTTGGAGACTCCATACTGCCAGTTTTATGTTTACATGAAGACACTGAATTTAGCTGTTGATGGGAAAGTCACTGAATTCATTATACCttcattcaaaaaaattgaCAACTTTTTGAAAGACTGGAAAATCGGGATACCGGAACAGAGAGAGCTCTTTCTTGCTATTTCTAATATTTTGAAGGAAAATAAAAG TATGTCAAAGGATGCTTTAAAGTTCCTGACCAGTTATCTGGCAACTTTTTTGGGAGAAGATGCCCATGTTTTGAGTGAAGCCAAGGAGGAGGGTGCACATGCAATTGTGGAATTTGTTAGGGCTCCTGACATCTTTCAG TGTGATTTACTAGACTTGCCGGCTGTTGCTCAACTGGAGAAGGATGCCAAATATGGTTTGTTATATGAGCTTCTTAAGATTTTTGTTACTCAGAGGCTGGATGCTTACTTAGAATATCATGCTACAAATTCCACCTTGTTGAAAACTTATG GCCTTGTACATGAAGAATGCATTGCTAAAATGAGGCTGATGTCATTGGTGGATCTTAGCTCCGATGCATCTGGCACCATTCCTTATGAACTTATCAGGGACACACTTCag ATCAATGATGATGAGGTGGAACTGTGGGTGGTTAGAGCAATAACTGCCAAGTTAATTGACTGTAAGTTGGATCAAATGAATCAAGTAGTGGTTGTTAG TCATCCTACTGATCGTGTGTTTGGTCAGCATCAATGGCAGGCACTGAGAACAAAGCTGGTGACATGGAGG GGAAATGTTGCGAATGTTATCAGTACCATTCAGGCCAACAAAATAACGGAAGATGGGCCCCAGGCTGCCCAAGGGTTGGTAGCTCGGTGA
- the LOC108325880 gene encoding DEAD-box ATP-dependent RNA helicase 3, chloroplastic, with amino-acid sequence MVSSSTIPLSSSISIFKNPSLHLLRRPTTSVSFNTLPRNSTLSSVTSAITTPTSSVLTQQSFEGLTLDDVSNGLQFGYDHQPDHVSDHELDISKLSLPSSLFHALQKRGITSLFPIQRAVLVPALEGRDIIARAKTGTGKTLAFGIPILRGLTHDDDDEQSSHRRHSRLPKALVLAPTRELAKQVEKEIQESAPYVKTVCVYGGVSYVTQQSALSRGVDVVVGTPGRIIDLLNGGSLTLSEVQYLVLDEADQMLAVGFEEDVEVILDKVPAQRQTMLFSATMPGWVKKLSRKHLNNPLTIDLVGEQEEKLAEGIKLYALSATATSKRTVLSDLITVYAKGGKTIVFTQTKKDADEVSLALTSSIASEALHGDISQHQRERTLNGFRQGKFTVLVATDVAARGLDIPNVDLVIHYELPNDAETFVHRSGRTGRAGKEGTAILMYTSSQKRTVRSLEHDVGCKFEFISPPAMEEILESSAEQVVATLNRVHPESVKFFTATAQKLVEEQGASALAAALAQMSGFSQPPSCRSLINHEQGWITLQLTRDSDTSGRFFSARSVTGFLSDVYSPAADEVGKIHLIADERIKGAVFDLPEEVARELLKKELPSGNTISKITKLPPLQDDEPASDFYGKFSDRDRSNRRGSNSRDQRGFRSSRGWEGGQDSDDEFGTGSRNFRSGNNRSRMGKNSGDDWLIGGGRSNRFSSSNRSGHGGACFNCGQPGHRAADCRKKRDFF; translated from the exons ATGGTTTCTTCTTCTACCATACCTctctcttcttccatttccatatTCAAAAACCCCTCTCTCCATCTCCTCAGAAGACCAACCACCTCCGTTTCATTCAACACCCTTCCCCGTAACTCCACGCTCTCTTCCGTTACTTCGGCCATTACCACCCCCACTTCTTCCGTTCTCACCCAACAATCTTTCGAGGGTTTAACTCTGGACGACGTTAGCAATGGCCTCCAATTTGGCTATGACCACCAACCCGACCACGTCAGCGACCACGAACTTGACATTTCCAAGTTGTCTTTACCTTCCTCCCTCTTTCACGCCCTACAAAAACGTGGAATCACAAGCCTCTTTCCCATTCAG AGAGCTGTGTTAGTGCCTGCATTAGAAGGTAGAGATATCATTGCTCGAGCAAAGACCGGCACTGGCAAAACATTAGCATTCGGAATTCCAATTCTCAGAGGCCTCActcatgatgatgatgatgagcaAAGTTCTCACAG GAGGCATAGCAGGCTTCCCAAGGCATTAGTCCTAGCACCTACTAGGGAGTTAGCCAAGCAAGTTGAGAAGGAGATACAGGAATCTGCTCCTTACGTGAAAACGGTTTGTGTTTATGGGGGTGTTTCTTATGTAACGCAGCAGAGTGCGCTTTCGCGAGGTGTTGATGTGGTGGTTGGAACACCGGGTAGAATAATTGATCTATTGAATGGAGGTAGCCTTACTCTGAGTGAGGTGCAGTATTTGGTGCTTGATGAAGCTGATCAGATGCTTGCTGTTGGGTTtgaggaggacgtggaggtcaTTTTGGATAAGGTCCCTGCGCAGCGCCAGACCATGTTGTTTTCTGCTACCATGCCTGGTTGGGTCAAGAAACTGTCCAGAAAGCATTTGAACAATCCTTTGACAATTGATTTG GTTGGCGAACAAGAAGAGAAACTTGCTGAAGGGATCAAACTTTATGCTTTATCAGCCACTGCCACTTCAAAACGGACAGTTCTGTCTGATCTTATAACT GTTTATGCAAAGGGTGGAAAGACTATTGTTTTTACGCAGACAAAAAAGGATGCTGATGAAGTATCATTGGCATTAACGAGTAGTATAGCCTCTGAAGCACTGCATGGTGATATATCTCAGCATCAGAGAGAGAGAACATTGAATGGTTTTCGACAAGGGAAATTCACAGTGCTTGTTGCCACTGATGTTGCTGCTCGTGGACTTGATATTCCGAATGTTGATTTG GTTATACATTATGAACTTCCCAATGATGCTGAGACTTTTGTACATCGTTCTGGTCGCACTGGGCGGGCAGGAAAAGAGGGTACTGCCATATTGATGTACACCAGTAGCCAGAAGAGAACAGTTAGATCCCTTGAGCATGATGTTGGCTGCAAATTTGAATTCATTAGTCCACCGGCTATGGAAGAAATTTTGGAGTCATCTGCTGAACAAGTTGTTGCTACACTTAATAGAGTTCATCCAGAGTCTGTGAAGTTTTTCACTGCAACTGCGCAAAAACTGGTTGAAGAACAAGGAGCAAGTGCCCTTGCAGCTGCTCTAGCACAGATGAGTGGATTCTCTCAACCTCCATCATGTCGGTCTCTTATCAATCATGAACAG GGATGGATTACACTTCAACTTACACGAGATTCAGACACTTCTGGAAGATTTTTTTCTGCAAGATCTGTCACTGGGTTTCTTTCTGATGTTTATTCTCCAGCTGCTGATGAAGTTggaaaaatacatttaattgcAGATGAGAGG ATTAAAGGAGCTGTCTTTGATCTCCCGGAGGAAGTTGCTAGAGAGTTGCTCAAAAAGGAACTGCCTTCTGGAAACACTATTTCCAAAATCACCAAA TTACCTCCTTTGCAAGACGATGAACCTGCAAGTGATTTCTATGGGAAGTTTTCTGACAGAGACAGAAGTAACCGAAGGGGTTCTAATTCTAGGGATCAAAGAGGCTTTAGAAGTTCACGAGGATGGGAAGGAGGCCAAGACTCTGATGATGAGTTCGGAACAGGCAGTAGAAATTTCAGATCAGGCAACAATAGGTCTCGAATGGGAAAAAACAGCGGCGATGACTGGCTAATTGGAGGTGGACGATCCAACAGATTTTCATCATCCAACAG AAGCGGGCACGGAGGGGCCTGTTTCAATTGTGGACAACCTGGCCATCGAGCTGCAGATTGTCGCAAAAAACGAGACTTTTTCTAG